The sequence AGAAGCAGTGTGCATTAGAAGAggcgtgtgtctatgtgtgtgtgtgtgtgtgtgagagagaagtgagatatgtgtgtgtatgtgaaaataCAATGGGTGCCCTTCACTGTGAGCCCTTTAATGTTATCTATTTAAAATCCATTGAGTGTACCTGGTCTTCTGGTTAATGCTGCAGTCACACCTCCGACCTGGGACCgaccgacagacacacacacacacacacacagtaaatgaGAAAGTgaaaggaagagatagagagaaatgaGGAGGGGCACTAGGgtcaaccacaaacacacacattctatatGCTTAATTCTGTATATGCACTGCATtatgttaaacacacacattttatatgcTTAATTCTGTATATGCACTGTAgtgtgttaaacacacacattctatatGCTTAATTCTGTATATGCACTgcatgttacacacacattctatatGCTTAATTCTGTATATGCACTGCAgtgtgttaaacacacacattctatatGCTTAATTCTGTATATGCACTgcatgttacacacacattctatatAATTCTGTATATGCACTgcatgttacacacacattctatatGCTTAATTCTGTATATGCACTGcagtatattacacacacacattctatatGTATAtgcaataatagtaataatagtaatagtCTGTATATGCAATAAAAGTAATgcaaaagtatatatatatatatatactcttttgatcctgtgagcaaaatttggtctctgcatttatcccaatctgtaaaTCTGTGAAACACACTAAGCACAAAGTGAACACACAATgtctgctacagtggcgctcgtggagcagtgaggggttaggtgccttgctcaagggcacttcagccattcctactggtgggggttcgaaccggcaaccctccgatcACAAATCTgaacccctaaccagtaggccacggctgccccccccccaacatgcaCTGCAGTGTGTTAAGGTCATGGTGTCACAGAGTGGATAAATGAATTGTATCTTACTCAGAATAAGAAGAACCCCCAGAAGAAAGAGCACGACTGCAAACGCCAGACCGCCAATCCTCAGGCTCTCATAGTCTACAACCACAATATTGGAGTACGGACACAATGCACATCATTTTAAGATAAGATAGGATGAGAAAAGACTTTATTTAATCCCATACCGGGGACATTTACTTGTTACAACATTCCAGGAGACAGGTTCaacaaatgaagaaaaaaaaaacagcaatataACCAATATAGagacttaaaacacacacacacatattatatatatatacacacacatacgctcacgCATGTATATAATACTTCTTACACTGATTTAAAATGCCAGGTGCGAAGAGTAAGCTGTGTCAGCACTGTTAAAAATGGTATTTGAAGATATCTTACCATAATCAAATGGATCCATCTTTTTCTCCTTGCCATCTGAGTGGAATACATATAGGGGAAGCAGGTGAATAGGTTATGGACTTTAGTAAATGGTAAACACTGTTAGTTTAAGCAGCAAATGAATAAATCAATGTAGTATCTCTTGTGGGTTCATTTACATGGTATGCTATTGATCTTGTCTGACTATAGAGCGGTTTTTCATTGACTTCCAAGACAAAAAATCAAATCCTACAAGACCCTGTGAAATCCTGTGTCTGCTGCCATCTGGGACGTGTGTGAAATATATTCAGAGGGAGGCGGTTCATAAAGGAGATAAGGTACAAAGAGAAGGCACTTACCCTGAACACTAGGGTCTGACAAAGCTTAGCacagtagagagagacagacagagaataaGGAAACACAGGAGAAAGGCAAGGTGATATAGTtagtctgagagagagggagggagcagaaCTTCAGTTAAACACACAAAAGAACCAACCCAAAATCGAATTGAATCTGACCCACACCTGTAGTACCCTCAATGCTCTCGGTCAACACCTGACACCTGTCAAATTACCCTCCTTTATGACTATATGGACAGATGGTCACTTATCTGAATATCTGACCCACATTACACCTCCCGTGTCCACATAAACGGCTCTTTACATCCCAATCCCACTACTCTGTCAAGTACATGAGCTCATCAATACTGTAGCCACTGAGGCTCACTCTTTATAAACACAGTCTCCTCAGACTGCTCGAGTCTGAGTCTGTGTACTAAACCcagccgagagagtgtgtgtgatgggaggcCGAGAGACAGCAATTCCCACAGATACTCCTACTCTCATACTTGATAAGACTCTGCCAGCCGTTCATGCAGAAGGGAGAGcaggatggagggatagagagaagacgagagaaaaggaaagacatggctacaaaaaaaaaaaaacaggtgtttcagaaaagaggagaagaagaggaaatCAAGATGATGGACAGAACAGGACTTTTGGAGGAGGGTTGAAGAGAAGAaaggactggagagagagagagagagagtgagagaacgaGAACAaggggtttcagaggagagagaaagatgatggACAAACACAGGTGTTGGAGAACAAGAGAGGAATACTGAGATGGAAGATGAGGCTGAGATTAGGAAAAGGTTATGGCACACAACCCACACTCAGGGTAACagacgagagagagacatagagagagagagaggagggaaaataAACACCAACGCAGAGGGTGAGACGTGCAAAGAATGTCAAtaaaagagaaagtgtgtgtgtgtaaaactgaaaacaaaaagagagatAAAACACGTTAAATGTCAGTAAATACTtgcaaggtgtttttttttttagtcttaTTTCAGTTTCCACTTGTCTTTTGTCAAATTGACATTGAAGTAAGTACAAGCACATATGGAATATATTGAACGACTTCAAATAAGTCTGTCTTgcattttgtctgtctgtctgtctgtgtcttcatATCTGCACACCTGGTCTTCAGTCAGCCAAAAGAGGGCACActtaactcctctcctagttactctccactggctccctatagtggccagaattacatttaaatctctcactttggcctatggaccctttcaagagggttccattatcagcatcatagttggccccacaaggcttccgttttaacattccatatgttatcttaatgcagaggaagtagattggggcccaaatagaacgttcaagcattgtttttgtttttgttgttgaaagggtctataggacactgactggatctgctccctgctCTCTTAATTTAATGATCAAGATGTATAGCGTGTTGTGTTGTCCAGCCATAAATGCTagatcaaattcaagactcttttcttcagcggttccttgttggtggaatgaattgCCCAGTGTTCTccattcctgtgatagttttgggtctttcaagaggggtctaaaggcatactgtatctgttcaacatgcgcttagtttattaagcatttcttatgagttatggtttgtatattatagtatttatttattttactaggctattgattgaattgacattgttgttctCCTTGGTGTAGTCTTATCAACTTTTTTAAATTGCTTACTGTTAAatgtaactattgtattgttgttatttgtatgtcactttggacaaaagtgtctgctaaataccataaccatatcaGTACACAGTACACAAGGGCTGGTGTGTCTCACATCAAAAgcaatctcctctcctctcctctccatggcTCTTCTGGAGGCTGCCACCGAGCCTCTCCCCTCCACTGCCTGTCTGAACACGGTCCCAACAGGGACAGTGGGGggcctgaatgtgtgtgtatgtgtgtgtgtgtgtgagtgagtgagtgagtgagtgagtgagtgagtgacagagagagggagagataatatgtgtttgtgtgtggtatgtgttttgtttgtttgtttaaagtgtgagtgtgtgtgagtaagagagcttgtgtgtgtgagagtttgagttgtgtgtatgtgtgagcatgtgacagagagagagagagtctgtgtgtagtatgtgtttgtttgagttttaatgtgggtgtgtttgtgtgtgtatgtgttggggaggggggtgacTTACCAGCTACAGAGACCAGGAACGAAAAGACGAAGAGCAGAACAGTTTCCATGGCAactgcagaaagagagagagaaagaatgagagagagaaagaatgagggagagatcAGTGTCAGTAGGGTACACGCGTACCACTTCAATCAGAAAAATATatgacatacaacacaaacaaacacaaactctttctGTGCATATACACCTATGCCTTTCTGTGCCAAAATATGATATGATGCAGTATTTGGATACTATCAGTGGGCTTCACCCTAGCTTCACAGGATGACTTTTATTTGACCTGAAAATCCTCTGTCTGCAGTGAGCTGTACGACCACCAAGGGAAAGGCCTGGTACAGCCTGGTAGTGTCCTTGGAAGCCTGTATTCTGGTTATGCCCTTGGAAGGCTGTAGCCTGGTAGTGTCCTTGGAAGCCTGTATTCTGGTTATGCCCTTGAAAGGCTCTAACCTTCTACTCTACTACTACACTACAGTATGCTACATTATACTGGAGCTGATAGAGGCTTGGCCGACTTCCATGTATGCAGTGGCCATGttgacacaaaatacacacataccaaatGCATAAAATCACCCCCCAAACAACACACGTGTGAATAATGAtaaacgcacatacacaaaacttgcaaatcaacacatacacacagacataaagttTGTCATTACTGAAGTTTGTGAACTATCAAGCCATGATTCAGATATGAATTATGAATAATCTAAATAAAAATAAGTGCGCTAATTTAGCCTGGTAACCAGCCCGAATTGAACACCGTCCACAAAAGTTGTGGAACAACTATGCCTGAACCAGAGTGGTATGAATGTTTGGGCGGGCTTTGTATGATGATGGATACGCATGTACCCTACTGatactgatctctctctctctctctctctcccaatgaGCAATGGTacctcgtctatcacgtcacCTGAGTGCACTTCGGTTGATTTTATTTGCAAAAAAACAAGATATATTAACagcgcaataactttaaaaaaacaacCAGAAAACAGTGTTAAGGCAGAAGAAGGATGGGTTGATGTTTTTTCTACAGGATTCACAGGctgttttgttgctctgattgattaggtctatccaattgagtgcataggcaccccccccccacacacacacacacactgtatctgttgaaacacaccccataatCACGTCCCAAATGAAGCCGTATCAGATAATtcagacaaaacaaaataagaacaggcataattgtgtgtggtgATCTTATGACCATTCCCTATAGCCAAGCATGTGACTGTATGACAGGGTTCTGATTGCAACCACAGTCCTCCCACAAGAAAGTGATGCATGACTGTTACAGTAAATTACCCTTTGACTGTGGACAACTACAGATGCAGATATTTTATCACAAAAGTCTAAACAGAtcaacggagagagagagagagagagagagagatagagagagagactgatatcCATCAGCAGGggagtaggctacagtaatcTTTTAACAATGGCTTCCATTAGTGTGTGGATAAGTACACCCTCACTCCAACACAGGGAGGCATGGAGCAGACTCCCCCCCTGTTTGCAATGGAATGATGGCTAGAATCACTGAACATGACTCAGGGACTGATAATGACTTTCTGAGTCATGGACCAATTTGCAGCcttccaaaataaaaaaaacaaacaagtgaGATAATGGATTTCCACTGAACATGCCACAATGTTGGTTTTGTTGGTTTAATTAGATTGTACATGTATAGTAGTCACAGCTGTTTCTGAAGGATCATTCTCTGAGGTTACTGACATATTGGTATAATACATGGATAAATATTAAGACATTcatgtttgcttgttttatatGGTAAATTTAAAGGTTTTGTTAAATCAATAATCATgattttttgtctctctctctctctctctctgtctctctctctctctgtgtgtgtgtgcgtgtctctctctctctctctctctctgtgtatgtgtgtgtgtgtgtatgacagcatTTAGTCACTTCTCTATCTAAACAAACTTATTTAAAGTAAAGGGGCAGGTTGCGGGTCTAGAATCCAAACCACTTAGCAACGCTCCCACTGTTCCTCCAAATACAATGTGCAGAccaacacacaacctcacacacgtCGTCTCTCACCTTGTTGTTCAAGCATAAATGACAATAGCATTGGTCTGACAAGAAGCCACAGGCGATGTGCAAAAAGTAACTTAATCTCCATCAATAGGCTTGACTTCATCCTGTCAGTGCCTGGAGAGAAACACTTGTCAATCTGCAGGCCTCCAAAAAGCTTTCTGATTCCtcttagtacacacacacacacacaaacacaaacacttcaaTCAATACAGAGCAGCATCCTGAGGATGCTTAATCAATAATGCTAGGAGCTAATCTTCCACAACAGACTGGATACTCGGGCAGCCAGCGTTGGCAGATGGCAGCAGTCTCATCCTGTCGAGTCTGTCAGGTGGCACAGGCTTACACTTGGCAGTGCCTACCCATTCAGGGCAGGGAGTTAAGGAGGGAGGTGATGCTACCATGTGTCAAGCAAAAAGACAACAGCCCCAACAGCACCTGTCATCGATCAGGAAGCGCATTCTCAAATAGAACTTACAGCAATAGCAAGTTCAGTAAATATCCTCACAATCCACTAGCGCTCAATTTTGTGTGGGCAatgaaaaaaaagggggggaaacCCCTCTGTtttatatggaccctttcaagagagttccattatcagcatcatagttggccccacaaggcttcctttttaacattccatatgttatcttaatgcagaggaagtagattggggcccaaatagaatgttcaagcattgtttgtgtttaccttgttgaaagggtccatagcccTGGTTGGATAAACAACATGTAACAAACACAGCCAATCAGTAACAGGTGGCGTTCCCACCACACCCATGGATGTCTGTTTGAGCAACTGTGATGCAATGACCCAATCTAGTCCATATCAATGCACTGGGCTGACGACGGATGCCTTTAGAGAGAGCGATGAAACCATGTGTCAAGTGAAAAGCCTCCAACAGAAGCAGTGTCAGTGATGCTCACTGACCAGGAAACACCCACCAAGAGGGCACCTGAGTCTGGCCAAGAGAGCTGGATAAGAGAATGCCTCAGTCTGGAGGAGAACAGAACATATAGAGCTAacacagtttgttcagggtGGTGGCATCTAAAATCTGGAGTGCTGCTTCAGATGTTACActttacaaacacaaatactATTATGACTATAAGTACTGTAGTTGTGCCTTCAGATTATATATGACAATTGTATCTTTATTTTGTTTCAATCTGCCATAGTGATTCTCTTCTTTCAGACCTGATATAATTGGTTTATTCAATCAAGTGGATGAGCATCTTTTGAGTTCatgctgatcacacacacacacacagagagagagagagagagagagagagagagagagagcaaaagaaaactaaagaaaGAAAATATGACAGACAAAAGGAATGCAAAGGAATAACCTAGTACATCTGGCTTAGTGCTAGGTAAACCTAGCCCCATCTGCCGGTGATTTTATTtcgccctgcagctcaggctggaaacctgTACATCTTTCGCTCCTGCTTCCATTACAATTTTGCGGGGACCAATCACAAActggcttatccacctggcACACCCGGGTCGTTGGTCTGATTGGTTGAAGGACTATCAAATTGTgtacagagtcatttgaactGCCCGTTGATCATGCCTCTTGTGCAGTAAAAAATACAGAACAGACTCCACAGACTAATCTTaaatcttaaaagattgagcttgcaGGACTGATTGGGGAGAGATTTTCAGAGGTTTTCAAATAAATACTCTCTTAGTTGAAATAAATACACTCTTAGTTCAAATAAATACTCACACAAGGAAATCTTACACTGACAGAAAGGGAAAAGAAGACAGTAGTAGGCTGCTAAAGGacacgatgtgtgtgtgtgagagagagagagaaagagagagcatgtgtgttcatgatcattcctgctctctctctctctcacacacacacacacacacacacacacacacactgtgtctctGTCCCAGTCCTCGCCACAGCTCTAAACTGGGTCGTCCTCATTTCTCTAgacccctcccactctctccagcACCGTCCTTCAGGACCAGCTCCCAAAGGGTCACTGCCACAGAGCTAGAGCTAGCCAACCAACTGTTC is a genomic window of Alosa sapidissima isolate fAloSap1 chromosome 15, fAloSap1.pri, whole genome shotgun sequence containing:
- the fxyd6 gene encoding FXYD domain-containing ion transport regulator 6 isoform X4, encoding METVLLFVFSFLVSVADGKEKKMDPFDYDYESLRIGGLAFAVVLFLLGVLLILSRRCDCSINQKTRAPGDEEAQAENLITSKAKEAPKAEN
- the fxyd6 gene encoding FXYD domain-containing ion transport regulator 6 isoform X2, with the translated sequence MVASPPSLTPCPEWVGTAKFAMETVLLFVFSFLVSVADGKEKKMDPFDYDYESLRIGGLAFAVVLFLLGVLLILSRRCDCSINQKTRAPGDEEAQAENLITSKAKEAPKAEN
- the fxyd6 gene encoding FXYD domain-containing ion transport regulator 6 isoform X1, with protein sequence MVASPPSLTPCPEWVGTAKFAMETVLLFVFSFLVSVAALSDPSVQDGKEKKMDPFDYDYESLRIGGLAFAVVLFLLGVLLILSRRCDCSINQKTRAPGDEEAQAENLITSKAKEAPKAEN
- the fxyd6 gene encoding FXYD domain-containing ion transport regulator 6 isoform X3, encoding METVLLFVFSFLVSVAALSDPSVQDGKEKKMDPFDYDYESLRIGGLAFAVVLFLLGVLLILSRRCDCSINQKTRAPGDEEAQAENLITSKAKEAPKAEN